The Thermostichus vulcanus str. 'Rupite' genome segment GAGTCAACCGATTCTGCATAGGAGCAGGATCATATTCCCAAACATTGGTTCCCTGACCTGTGAAGAAGTTGATCCCCAACTGATTGGTTTGGCTACCTAAGGGGAAAGTAGAGGCTCGTCTCAAGCTATCTGGGGAAGCAGGGTGAGCCACTGTCGCCAAACAGGCTACAGGGAAATTTCCATTATTTTGGCTGTAGTGATAAACAGCAGTTGCTTGAACTGCTGCTGGATTGTCTCGAAGGGTTAGGCGCTGCCGTGCTTCGTTGCTGATGAAAAAGGGCTGCAAACCCGTTAACTCGCTTGTAGGGGGAACCAGAGGCAAGGGCAGAGTATCTGTCCGAGTGAGTTCCAACCGCTGTCCAACAATGACCCGTAAGCCTTCAAACCGAGAACGTCTCTCCCAATAACCATCTAGCCCTACTTCAGACAAAGCCCCTGGAGCAGGGTTTTCCGCGGTTAAGGATTCATTCTGGTTATTTACAGCAGTTCCAGGAATCAATTCACCTGCGGTTTGATTAAAAGTTGCTGCAAAAGTTGGGACATCACAACCAGTATTGGGATCTGGTGTGATGGGTGGTCGGTCATAACTGGCTTTGGGACCAAATCGATTGTCCGCCCGATATACATCATCCACATAGGGGGGACAAACCTGTGTTGGGCCAGCTTCAAAACCACCTGCATCCACACGTCCCGGTGGCCCAGAAGTGGGGCTTCTCCTTACATTAATGGGAGAAGTTGCCCACCCCTCAGGATCACGTGTATAGCTTCCTCGATTACGAGTTCGGCCAAAAAGCTGAAGCTCGAGAGGATCTAGCGCTACATTCTCAGGAGTTGTACCGTTTTGAACCGAATCAAAATTCAGATTGTTGAGGCGCGGATAGGGTTGGCTCGGCTCTACATCCGCCAAGCCAGGGTGTGCATCGAAGATTAAATTGTCACTCGCTTCCTCTCCCGCATATCCAATAGCTCCTGCAACCAGTTCTCCAAAGGCTTTAATTTCGGAGTTATCTGCAGGCATGTAGAAGCAAGACTGCTCGGAGCTAATGGTAAAGGCGCGAAACAGATTATTCGGCCCATAGCGGAAGAAGAGACTCCCTCCGGCATAAATGGCTCCGTTCCAGTTGTAGCCGGGAGTGAAGAAATACTCCATGTCTCCCCGACTAAATGCCCCCCACTTATTCAACAAATCTCGCCGACGATCCTGCTGAAATTGCAAAGCAGAAATGGCGCGAGTTGTGGAGTCAGCCCCTTGAACCGGTAGAGTGACTGCATAAACCTGGAAAGGCTTGTACAATGCAGAGCCAACTTGAAACCAGTCGCCGACATTAGGGTTGACGGTTTGGTCGGTCGGAGCATCTGTACACCCTGCTAAGGCTGACCCTTGCAGTGGGCCACTGCGGATCATTAACCGACGCGCCCGCTCAGTATCGGTCAAATCGTTGTCTTCAAAATCATTACCGGCAGCCCGACGCGTGCTGAGAATCGTATAAACGGTTACAGAGTCATCGGTGCCATTGTTGTCAGTGTCCACCAAGAACCACCAAGCGGGTGCCCGCACTGGGACATTAACAAAATTCCCAGAATTAGGGGGATCCTCCACCTGAATATCAGTGGTGATCACAAATTGATTTTCATCAGGTAAGATATAAGGCTCGTCATCATTCCTAGTGACAAGAACCCCATCATTAATCAGAGCTGAGGAGAACTGAGCATCTGTGGGGGCACTGTTGGGAAGACGAGGATCCCGAATCAGGAAATCAATCTTGGCTCTAGCCCGATCAATGGCTGCATTTAGCTGTCGGCTAACGGTTTGGCCAGCCCGCTCCACTTGAGTTTGCACACTGCGCTGAGTCGAGCGGGTCAGCAAGCCCACCGTTACCAAGCTCAGAACAAGAACGATGAGAATTGCAATTGGCAGAACAAAGCCCTTCTGCCGAATCTTGTGGCGACTCACCCGTGTCTTCAAGGAGCCAAGCAAGCGCAGGGTAAGCTTGAGCAGCAGGGTGGAAGGAGCAGGCATGGCCGTATCTCAGATGACGGAAAGGAGAAAGACACCTAAAAACAAGGGATCCCTTGCCAAGATGCCAAACTAGCAACAGTATGCAGGTGATCATTGCCACCGGACATCCCCACCTCTGGGGGGAACCCAAGCCCCCTCTACACGTCCTTTACGAATTACAAAAGGCCCAGTTGTTGGGCCTTAAATAGGGCGGTGACGCGGTCGCTAGCCTCTAGTTTGCGGTAGGCGGTGCTGGCATATTCCTTCACGGTTTCAATGCTCAGGCCGAGGCGACGGGCGATCTGTTTGTTGGCTAAGCCCTCCATCATCAGTTGCAGCACACACAGCTCGCGGGGGGTTAGTTTGGGCAGCTCTTGTTTGGCGGGTAACCAATCTTGTTCTGGTGCAGCCAAGATGTGCCGGATCATCTGGGCCAAGTCTGCCGGATCGGTTTCTTTGGACAGGTAGCCTTTGGCCCCCGCTTGGCGGGCTGCTTCGATCAAGGCCGGCTCTTGAAAGGTGGTCATCAACAGCACTACCAAGGGCAATCCCATCTCGGTAATCTGCTGGCAGGCAACAATACCATCTCCATCCGGCATCCGCACATCCAAAATGGCGACATCAATCGGGGCCTCTCGGCAACAGCGCACCGCCTGGGATCCCGTTTCTGCTTCTGCTACGACCTCAAACCCTTGCGCTTGCAGAGCAAACTTCAACCCCAGCCGGAACAGGGGATGATCGTCGGCGATGAGAATGCGAACGGGAGAGCTCATGCCAGGAGGGATCCCAGGTGGAAGGTGGGCTGATCCTAGTCTGCCCAGCAACAGAACCCTATTGACACTCCCCCGGTTAGAAACCGGGGGATTCTCCCTTCTAGCTCCCCACAGCTTGAAGTTGTGGAGGATTCATGGAGTTCAGGGGATTGCCAACTACCCCATCCCCTGAGCCGACCCTGCCTATTACGGGCAGGGCTTCTTTTAGACTCAAGGGACACGAAAAGCCGTCCCACCGAGCAATGTTTATTGCGGCATTCCAGTCCGCGTCACAGCAATACCCGTCCTGCCCAGTGAACAGATGCCCACTCCTTTTCCCAATCAATCCTGTCCTGTGGTCGGTTTTGGATGTGTAGGCAGCCGGACGCTTGTGCAGCGTCCTACCCGCCATTTCCAGCTTGTAGGCAACCTTCCACTCCAGGTCGTAGTACGACCAGGTATGGCGCGATTTCCCGGCATCCGAACGCGCCTTCTGGCTCTGTCTGGATTGGCGGATACCCGAGAGGTCTTCCATCCACACATCTGCATTTACCGCATTGGCAAACCGTACAATGCGACGGCTAACGGTGTGGTTGACCGCCCTCATCCAACGGGCTTCTTTGCGCTCCAGTCGCTTGAGTGCTCGGTATTTACCCGCCTGTTGCAACTGGGCACGACGCTTCTGGAAACGCCGACGACGATAGGCTACCTCTCCACCCCCAAAAAACACCGCCCGACCCCAACGGGTGGCCGCCACTGCCAAACGGTTCTGCCCACGGTCAACACCCAGCCGCTCCGTACTCTTCACTTCGGGAACTTCCCAAGTGATAGATACAACCGCGTACCAACAGCCCCGTAGCTTCATGAGTTTCAAGGTTCCCCGTTCACAATCCTGTTCGGCCAGGATGCGCTCAAGACGCTCGGCATAGTAGGAACTGCTAACCTCAAGGGGAACCCGCTTGTCACCCTGAATCGTGGGAAAACTCACCGAGTAGGTGCTACCTACTTTGTGCAGCTTCCAGTTTTGGTTGTTGACCTCTGGCCAGAACACTTTGAAGTGCTTGACCCGCTGGCCGGCTTTCCCCTTCAGGACACGAATCACCTGGTTGGAGAGGGCCGACTTGAGTGGTGTCACCACTTTGGCGGTTGTCAAGGCTTTTCGTTCCTTCGGACTGATGCGGAGCAGTTCGTTTGCCAGTGCGGTTGTCGCACAAACCGTCTGGTTAAACATCTCTGCTTTGACCGCATTGAGGTCAAGAAACTTGAGCTTGAGTGTCGTGGTGACCCGTTTCATGGGGACTATTGTACTGTTTCTGTTGCTGAATAAATTCAGCCTGTGCGCTTATATCCCCCGGTTAGAAACCGGGGGCTTTACGCTGCTCTTCGTAACGTGAAGAAAAGTTCACTGAGGTTGTAGAGGCAACTCCAAAATAAAGCGGGTTTCGTTCTGCTCACTTTCGGCCCTAAGGGATCCCTGGAGGCGTTCGGCAACTTTTTGGCTTAAGGCCAAGCCCAGACCCGTACCCCCATGTTTCCACGGATCGTTGTTGGGCACCCGGTAAAACTTATCAAACACCCGCGCCAGTTCTTCTGGGGGAATGACCACGCCTGTATTCACCACCTGCAGTTGCCAAGTATTCTCCAGAAATGCAACGGAGACTGTGATCCGTTCCCCGGCTGGGGTGTACTTGCAGGCATTGGTGAGCAGCTCTGTGAAAAGCCGCTCCAGATACCCTGCAGAGGTGATGATGGGGGGCAGCCTTTCTGGCAAAAACAGGGTGAGGCTTTGGGCGTGGGAGGCAGCCCGTTCCCGAAAGGGATCCAACTGTCGGGGCAGCCAGTCTTGGAGGTTAAGGGTGTCCCATTCCAGCGGTTGGGTATTGGCATCGAGGCGGGAAAGTTCCAAAAGGTCGTTGATCAAGTTGGTTTCTCGGGCACATTCCTGGTCGAGAATTGACAAATAGCGTTGGATGAGCGCTTCATTTTCGCCAGAAATATCGATTCGATCCAGCACCAGCGAGAGCATCTTGGCAGCCATTTTGATGCTGGCCATCGGGGAACGCAACTCATGAGAAACCGTGCTGAGGAAATCATCCTTTAGTTGGTTCAGTCGCTCCAGTTCTTGCACTTGGGCCAGAGAGGCTTTGTAGAGACGGGCTTGTCGCAGGGCAATGGCACATTGGTTGGCCACCTGCTGAATCATCCGCACTTCCGCATCGCTGAACACCGCCAATGCGGGCTTGTAAAGCCACATATCCCCCAAGACTTGGTGCTCATCCTGAAGGGGGCAACTGAGCACCGTAAATCGTTCTGCGGGATCTGGGGAAGGGTTGCGATAGGAAGGGCTTTCCCGCAGACAAAATTGTATCGACTGGCCCTGCAAAAGTTGGTGATACAGATCGGGAAAGTCCTGGAAGGCGGTTACTTTGCCCAAGGCAGGCAACAATCCTGGGCTATTGAGGTTGAGATATTCGTGATTGATCGTTGAGGATTGACTGTCGTGGTGATAGAGAGCGGTATCGCAGCAAATGATCTGAAGTTGACGGCCTAATTCTTCGACCGCAGTTTGTAGAATGTAGTCTTCATTCAGGCTGTCACGCACTTTTTCGATGATGCCTTTGACCAGAGATTCAAACTCGAGGGCCTGTCGTAGTTGTCGGGTGCGCTCATCCACCATGTCTTCTAGGTCGGTGTTTAGTTGGCGTACCTGTTGGTAAAGCTGAGATTGGTGAATGGCGATGGCCACTTGGTCGGCTAAATGTTTGAGGAGATCCACCTCATGATTTTGCCAGTGGCGAGGGCCACGACAATGATGGGCGATCAACAAACCCCACAGGGATCCCTCTTGCAAAATCGGCACCACCAAATTGGCCCGCACCTGATGTTGCTTGAGCAACTGAACATGGCAGGGATTAAGACCAGCAGTTTCTATATCTTCGATGGCTTTGACACGCCCTTGCTGATAAGGCGCAACAAAGGACTGGGCAAAGCAATTGTCATAAATGTTGGATCCTAAAATCGGTCGCCAGGGATCCGCTACAGCCTCGGTGACCACATCTCCACTCCAATCGGGCCGAAAGCGGAAGATAATGACCCGATCTGTTTGCAGTAGGGATCGTACTTCCGAAACGGTTGTGTTAAGAATTTGATCAAGATCCAAAGATTCACGGATGTGATGAGAAATTTCTGTAAGCAGCTTCGTTTGTTGCAGTTGCTGTTGTAACGCTTGTTCCGTCGTTTTTAGTAGGCCGATATCTTGCGTGTTGCCAATGATGCGGATGATCTGTCCTTGCGGATCCCGTAGAGCTACCCCTCGATCCAACACAAACACATCAGATCCATCTCGATGGCGAACCCGGTATTCACACTGAAATTGGTCTTGCTTTCCGGCAAAAAGCTGTTCAAACTCAGCCATACAAGCCGGTAAATCTTCGGGATGGATACGCTCCATCCACCAATCTGCAGTTGGTGCTGCCTCCTCCTCTCGAAAGCCCAGAAGCTCAAACAAACCCCTCTCCCGCAGAACCGAATTGGCCCGGGGATCCCATTCGTAGACGATACCTTTGGCCACCTGGGTCGCTAAAGAGTAGCGCTCATGACTTTGGCGCAGCCCCTCTTCCATCTGTTTGTTGTGAGCCAATAGGGCCAGGTAATTGGCCAAACTGATCCAGCCAGCCAACTGCTCCCTATCCACTGCGATGGGCTGGGGATGAGCCAAACTGAGAGTGCCCATCGCTTCTTCCCCAAACAGCATCGGAATGCAAACAAAGGTGCCAATCTTCAGCTGGCTGAGCAAGCTATTGCGATCACAGGCTTTCTCTTCTTTGGGAGTATAGGTCTTTACGAAAGGTTGCTTCTGCTGCACCACAATCCCTGAGCAGGTCTCCTCCACAGGCACTTCCAAAACCGAGAGGCCTGGCGGCATCGGGATCCCGACCATACCCTCGAATACCATGACTTGGCGGGCTGTATCGTATCGCGCAATCGCCACCATTGGAAATTCTGTAGCTTCCGCAATTTGAGCTGCTGCCGACTGAAACGCTTCCCGTAGAGTTGTGGTCACCAGATGCAGTTGCGAAAGATGGTGGAGGAGCTGCAATTCTCGGTTCTTTTTTTCCAAATCTCGTTTGGTTTGCTTGAACTGTTCCACATCAGGGCTGTCTGGGAAATTGTATGCTGTACCAGACGGGATCGCAGCCGTCAGCATACGTCGTGAAATGGCCATAGCAAGGTTACCCCTTTATCACCTTCAACCTAACCTCAAAAAATCTTCTTGATATCATCCAGATCAATTCAAAAAATAAAAAAACTTCACTCCGTTCTTCCAGAATCTATCTGGCAGAATCTATCTGGAATAAGTGTTCGTTCACCCTTGTCGAATCGGAGGACTCACCCTCAAGCAGGCAGATCTATTCATCCCTCCTCCTGCTCCGCTGGGATCCCATCAACTTCCCCTGAATGAGTAGTGACCGCGCCTCCTTTAGGTCTTCTTTATTATTTCACTCTGGCGCGGAGTGTAACAAAAAACGCCATAAACTGTAACCTTAGTTACATCCCTGTCCTGCCAACCCCTTGGGGATCCCAGCGGAAGACTGAGGCCAAAGGAGGTAAGCCATGCGTGGACGGGGATCCCAGGACTGCGTAAGATCAGATAGGAATGTAAAGAAATCGCCACAGGGCTGCTGGAGTCAGACACCCTCTGTCCTGCTTCGTCGAATCGGCATCGATCACCCACACAAGGAACACCATGCTGCGACTGGAACACATCAGCAAGATCTACCCGACGGGCGAGGTACTCAAGGACGTGAATTGGGAGGTCAAACCTGGAGATCGCATTGGCTTGGTGGGGGTGAACGGAGCCGGGAAAACCACCCAACTGAAGATCATCTCTGGGCAAGAGGAGCCCACCGCCGGAGAAGTGATTCGCCCCGCCAGTTTGCATATTGCCTATCTCACCCAAGAATTTGAGGTGGTGGATCCCGGGCGCACCGTGCGGGAGGAGTTTTGGACGGTTTTTGAAGAAGCAAATCGTATCCAACTGGAGCTATCTCAAGTCACCCGGCAGATGGAGCAGGCGGATCCCGATACCCTGGAAACCCTGTTGCACCGCATGGATCGTCTGCAACGACAATTTGAGAGTTTACATGGCTATGAATTGGATGCCCGCATCGACAAAATTTTACCGGAGATGGGGTTTGAGCCGGAAGATAGCGACCGCTTGGTGAGTGCCTTTAGTGGTGGCTGGCAAATGCGCATGAGCTTAGGCAAAATCCTATTGCAAAAGCCTGATTTGCTGCTCTTGGATGAACCAACCAACCATCTGGATCTAGAGACCATTGAGTGGCTAGAAACCTATTTGAAGGGCCTAACCATTCCAATGGTGATCGTTTCTCATGACCGCGAATTTTTGGATCGGCTTTGTACCCAAATTGTCGAAACAGAACGAGGGGTATCCACCACCTATTTGGGCAACTATTCTCAATATCTACTGCAAAAAGCCGAGCAACGGGAAACCCAGCAGGCCACCTACGAGCGGCAACAGAAGGAAATTGAAAAGCAGCAAGCCTTTGTGGATCGCTTCCGGGCCAGCGCCACCCGCAGTACCCAGGCCAAAAGCCGTGAAAAACAACTGGAGAAGATCGAACGGGTTCAAGCTCCCGTCGGAGATGTGCGTACCCTTAAGTTTCGCTTTCCCCCTGCCCCCCGCAGTGGCCGTGAGGTGGTAAAAATTGAGAATCTAACCCACAGTTATGGCGACAAAATTTTATTTTTGGGAGCAGAACTGCTGATCGAGCGAGGGGATCGCATTGCCTTCCTAGGGCCAAATGGGGCCGGGAAATCCACCCTCCTGCGCCTGATTATCGGTCTAGAGCAACCTACTGAGGGATCCATCCAACTGGGGGTACACAACGTCATTCCCTCCTACTTTGAGCAAAACCAAGCGGAGGCGTTGGATCTCAACAAAACCGTCATGGACACGATCCACGACGAAGTGCCCGATTGGAAAAACGAAGAAGTGCGCACTCTGCTCGGGCGCTTTCTGTTTAGTGGCGATACGGTGTTTAAGAAGGTTGCGGCCCTCAGTGGAGGAGAAAAGGCTCGCCTAGCGCTGGCGAAAATGTTGCTGCAACCGGCCAATTTGTTAATTCTAGATGAGCCCACCAATCACCTGGATATTCCGGCCAAAGAGATGCTAGAAGAAGCCCTACAGCACTACGATGGCACCGTGATCGTTGTCTCCCATGATCGTTACTTCATCTCAAAAGTGGCCAACAAAATTGTAGAAATCCGCGATGGGGAATTGGTCGCCTACCCAGGGGACTATCACTACTACCTAGAAAAAATTGCAGAAGAAAAAGAGAAAGCCCGCCAGGATCAGCTGGCTGCCGAAAAAGCTGCCAAAGCCGCCGAGAAACGGGCCAAGGAGCGAGAAAAACAGAAAGCCAAAAAAGCAGCTGGCAAAGCCTAAGGTGGGGAGGCAAGTTGGATGTTTACGGGCCTAGTGCAAAGCATGGGTACTGCCCAGTTGATTAGCCCCTCACGGGTACAGGTCACCTGCCCAGCGCTACAGCCGCAACTGGCCTATGGAGATAGCGTTGCCGTGGATGGCCTATGCCTGACGGTGGTCGAAATTCTGCCTGAGGGCTTTCTGGCGGATGTGTCTCCAGAAACGGTGCGGCGCTCCCTATGGGGCCAGGGATCCGGTGTGCGCACGGTGAATTTGGAGCCTTCCCTACGAGTTGGAGATAAGCTAGGGGGCCATTTCGTCAGCGGACACATCGACGGGGTGGGGCAACTTTGGGATCAAGTAGCTACGGGCGATGCCTGGGAGCTGAGTTTCAAGGTTCCCGGCGAGATTGGTCGTTACATTGTGCCTAAGGGCAGTGTGGCAGTGAATGGGGTAAGCCTCACCATTGCCGAGGTGCGTCAGGGGGGCTGTTGGTTTCGTGTGGCCGTCATTCCCCAGACCTATCACGACACCAATCTTTCTCTATTGCAGGCTGGGGATCCCGTCAATGTGGAGGCGGACATGCTGGGCAAATATGTGGAAAAATTGTTGGGCCTGGGTTCACCCGAAAGTTCCATTTCTTTGGAGTTTTTGGCGGAACACGGCTATGTTTAATGGCTATGTTTCACAGATCCATCTAGGTGTGTTCTGCATTCATGATTCATCCAGAAGAAGCGGAGCGATTGCAGGGGGTTAATCTCTACCTCATTGGCATGATGGCCAGTGGCAAATCAACGCTTGGGGTCGAGCTGGCGGCACAGTTGGGGTTTCAATTTTTCGATACCGATGTGCTGGTGGAGCAGGTGGCGGGTTGTCCCATTCCAGACCTTTTTGCAAAACAGGGGGAAGCCTACTTCCGGGATCTAGAAACGCAGGTGCTGGCTCAGCTGAGCAGCTACACACGACTGGTGATCGCCACGGGAGGGGGTATTGTCCTCCGGCCCCAAAATTGGAGCTATTTACACCATGGTCTCACCATCTGGTTGGATGCGGCCCCTGCCCTGATTTGGCAACGGTTGCTCAGGGATCCCGACCAACGCCCTCTGTTGCAAACCCCGGATCCGGAAGCAACCCTCCACAGATTCATGCAGCAGCGGCAACCGTTTTATGCCCAGGCTGATGTGAGGGTCTCCATCCCGTCGGAAATCAGCCCGCCCCAGTTGGCAGAACAGGTTTGGCAAGCAATTCGCACCCGCCTGCGGGAAGGGATCCCTTCTAAGCTGAATACCTGCTGAACTTTCAGGTGATCCTGTGTACTCCTGACAGCCCTTTGCGCCAAGGGCACACTAGCACGTCTGTCTCCGACAGGCTTTCCTGGCCCCAACACCTGTCACCTGGCAGGGGGTTAATCCCCCTCGCGACAGCGGTGCAGGGCACTCTAGCCCTTTTGAAATTTGAAATGGGTTAGGGACACCACCGTTGTTGTCGTAAACCCGCGTTCACTTTCGGGGTGGCGCAGCCTGCCGTAGGCATTGTTGCTACGCAACGCTAATGCTACGCGACACGCGACTGCGGAGCATTAAAGGGCTGTGGCACCATAGCCTCATGTTTGGGATCCCACTCGGTTGTGCCGGTATGACAGGATTCGCCGACTCTCTCTCCACACGCTTGGGGATCCCGGTGATTGATCCGATTGTGGCGGCAACCTCGCTAGCGTTGGCGCTCGCCCGCATGGCTGCTACTGGATGATGCTCTTTCCCAGACACTTTGGAGCTAGGATTTGGAGCTAGGAATAGACAAAAAATGTTTTAGATCTAATCCTTAATGGCTGTGCTCTCACTCAACCAACCAGGCAAATAAGTCTTTGATTTTTAGTTTCAGCTCGCTTGCAAAGGGTGGGCTGGGAATAATGTCATCTGGTACTTCAAAGATCTCGGTTTCTTGCTTTGGACGATAGACTAGAACTGTCCGTTCCGCCGGATCGATCAGCCAACCCATCTGGGATCCATGTTTCAAACAGTGAAGGATCTTTTTGATCACTCTTGTTTG includes the following:
- a CDS encoding response regulator transcription factor, which translates into the protein MSSPVRILIADDHPLFRLGLKFALQAQGFEVVAEAETGSQAVRCCREAPIDVAILDVRMPDGDGIVACQQITEMGLPLVVLLMTTFQEPALIEAARQAGAKGYLSKETDPADLAQMIRHILAAPEQDWLPAKQELPKLTPRELCVLQLMMEGLANKQIARRLGLSIETVKEYASTAYRKLEASDRVTALFKAQQLGLL
- a CDS encoding RNA-guided endonuclease TnpB family protein, which produces MKRVTTTLKLKFLDLNAVKAEMFNQTVCATTALANELLRISPKERKALTTAKVVTPLKSALSNQVIRVLKGKAGQRVKHFKVFWPEVNNQNWKLHKVGSTYSVSFPTIQGDKRVPLEVSSSYYAERLERILAEQDCERGTLKLMKLRGCWYAVVSITWEVPEVKSTERLGVDRGQNRLAVAATRWGRAVFFGGGEVAYRRRRFQKRRAQLQQAGKYRALKRLERKEARWMRAVNHTVSRRIVRFANAVNADVWMEDLSGIRQSRQSQKARSDAGKSRHTWSYYDLEWKVAYKLEMAGRTLHKRPAAYTSKTDHRTGLIGKRSGHLFTGQDGYCCDADWNAAINIARWDGFSCPLSLKEALPVIGRVGSGDGVVGNPLNSMNPPQLQAVGS
- a CDS encoding GAF domain-containing protein; amino-acid sequence: MAISRRMLTAAIPSGTAYNFPDSPDVEQFKQTKRDLEKKNRELQLLHHLSQLHLVTTTLREAFQSAAAQIAEATEFPMVAIARYDTARQVMVFEGMVGIPMPPGLSVLEVPVEETCSGIVVQQKQPFVKTYTPKEEKACDRNSLLSQLKIGTFVCIPMLFGEEAMGTLSLAHPQPIAVDREQLAGWISLANYLALLAHNKQMEEGLRQSHERYSLATQVAKGIVYEWDPRANSVLRERGLFELLGFREEEAAPTADWWMERIHPEDLPACMAEFEQLFAGKQDQFQCEYRVRHRDGSDVFVLDRGVALRDPQGQIIRIIGNTQDIGLLKTTEQALQQQLQQTKLLTEISHHIRESLDLDQILNTTVSEVRSLLQTDRVIIFRFRPDWSGDVVTEAVADPWRPILGSNIYDNCFAQSFVAPYQQGRVKAIEDIETAGLNPCHVQLLKQHQVRANLVVPILQEGSLWGLLIAHHCRGPRHWQNHEVDLLKHLADQVAIAIHQSQLYQQVRQLNTDLEDMVDERTRQLRQALEFESLVKGIIEKVRDSLNEDYILQTAVEELGRQLQIICCDTALYHHDSQSSTINHEYLNLNSPGLLPALGKVTAFQDFPDLYHQLLQGQSIQFCLRESPSYRNPSPDPAERFTVLSCPLQDEHQVLGDMWLYKPALAVFSDAEVRMIQQVANQCAIALRQARLYKASLAQVQELERLNQLKDDFLSTVSHELRSPMASIKMAAKMLSLVLDRIDISGENEALIQRYLSILDQECARETNLINDLLELSRLDANTQPLEWDTLNLQDWLPRQLDPFRERAASHAQSLTLFLPERLPPIITSAGYLERLFTELLTNACKYTPAGERITVSVAFLENTWQLQVVNTGVVIPPEELARVFDKFYRVPNNDPWKHGGTGLGLALSQKVAERLQGSLRAESEQNETRFILELPLQPQ
- a CDS encoding ABC-F family ATP-binding cassette domain-containing protein, which translates into the protein MLRLEHISKIYPTGEVLKDVNWEVKPGDRIGLVGVNGAGKTTQLKIISGQEEPTAGEVIRPASLHIAYLTQEFEVVDPGRTVREEFWTVFEEANRIQLELSQVTRQMEQADPDTLETLLHRMDRLQRQFESLHGYELDARIDKILPEMGFEPEDSDRLVSAFSGGWQMRMSLGKILLQKPDLLLLDEPTNHLDLETIEWLETYLKGLTIPMVIVSHDREFLDRLCTQIVETERGVSTTYLGNYSQYLLQKAEQRETQQATYERQQKEIEKQQAFVDRFRASATRSTQAKSREKQLEKIERVQAPVGDVRTLKFRFPPAPRSGREVVKIENLTHSYGDKILFLGAELLIERGDRIAFLGPNGAGKSTLLRLIIGLEQPTEGSIQLGVHNVIPSYFEQNQAEALDLNKTVMDTIHDEVPDWKNEEVRTLLGRFLFSGDTVFKKVAALSGGEKARLALAKMLLQPANLLILDEPTNHLDIPAKEMLEEALQHYDGTVIVVSHDRYFISKVANKIVEIRDGELVAYPGDYHYYLEKIAEEKEKARQDQLAAEKAAKAAEKRAKEREKQKAKKAAGKA
- a CDS encoding riboflavin synthase; the protein is MFTGLVQSMGTAQLISPSRVQVTCPALQPQLAYGDSVAVDGLCLTVVEILPEGFLADVSPETVRRSLWGQGSGVRTVNLEPSLRVGDKLGGHFVSGHIDGVGQLWDQVATGDAWELSFKVPGEIGRYIVPKGSVAVNGVSLTIAEVRQGGCWFRVAVIPQTYHDTNLSLLQAGDPVNVEADMLGKYVEKLLGLGSPESSISLEFLAEHGYV
- a CDS encoding shikimate kinase codes for the protein MIHPEEAERLQGVNLYLIGMMASGKSTLGVELAAQLGFQFFDTDVLVEQVAGCPIPDLFAKQGEAYFRDLETQVLAQLSSYTRLVIATGGGIVLRPQNWSYLHHGLTIWLDAAPALIWQRLLRDPDQRPLLQTPDPEATLHRFMQQRQPFYAQADVRVSIPSEISPPQLAEQVWQAIRTRLREGIPSKLNTC